A region of Streptomyces sp. NBC_01750 DNA encodes the following proteins:
- a CDS encoding helix-turn-helix transcriptional regulator, with protein sequence MISKPGVFFVGRQSELDELNRCALQAQQGRPWLVWVRGVSGAGKTTLLRHWLRNDEAQVFRVLTARCASSEQEFPYGLVEQLLRKVPSSLLQGSFLEHGTVPENAAPFRVGAQLLEVLGLLQSQGPVAIVADDIQWADRNSKEALGFVLRRLEADTVITILLIRGASEEGIEGSRDPLIEEGVDRVCHVPLSGFSIEEVSRLAEHSLDQVDPHTVENLVNLTRGNPLYVQMLIRELERTSVVSRPENAEFSPSLASVISHQLANIPLASRRLAEALAVLNGRIPILKAAAVAGVSEPSIAMGPLLAEGLVEWIRGDPAAPVAIRHELQKSAIYACLSPVRRKELHVKAAAVLPRDASWEHRVAAADSVNGALSHELEEAANEQLRLGNVNRAATLWLWAADVASTCTEHERLLQLAAAHLLWIDEFSRVKPLLVDIQACTPSPMRDLILGAYAESRGHLNEAAPLLTNALDAEDGSTAPERVKIAGMAASWLGLLELLRGNGPAAVKAFERVPSINDVNSAITYRAKSHLAFAHAFIHGPRAGLNSLTEFLESGDDAHHFLPFPLMFRGLLHSFAGELNAGIRDVSQALGMSRLSGRPTMDEFGFVCLSSAQFLLGKWDESSVSARNALIISSTREKPWAAAMGHAALSLTFSGRGDFAQAQEHLDIAQAELSNFAPSWAVPFTCLGNAVLAHAQSDTIRLLSILEPLTHPPLSGPASHFQAWWRALYTEALIENGRSSEAETELRNVQELARTAPYLRLPAVWLHGKYLESRGDKYGAMKIYQSAVTRARDPDDSLVYMSLIQRSLGGFLKSIGRVSDGLMWIGRAEGTLSTLGARPYIASASQIHESNLLADLTPRERDIAHLVGRGMTNREVGAELFVSAKTVEYHLGHIFAKHNITSRRQLRDLILGPPHVFRSSTSGGPVS encoded by the coding sequence ATGATAAGCAAGCCTGGTGTTTTCTTCGTCGGACGACAATCCGAGCTCGATGAACTCAATCGGTGCGCACTACAGGCGCAACAAGGGAGACCTTGGCTCGTTTGGGTCCGTGGTGTATCTGGCGCAGGGAAGACAACGCTTCTCCGCCATTGGCTACGCAATGACGAGGCGCAAGTATTCAGGGTTCTGACGGCACGATGCGCCTCATCCGAGCAGGAATTTCCATATGGTCTCGTCGAGCAGTTGCTGCGAAAGGTACCGTCATCCCTTTTGCAGGGATCTTTTCTTGAGCACGGCACCGTCCCCGAGAACGCTGCCCCCTTCCGTGTCGGCGCGCAGCTGTTGGAAGTGCTGGGGCTTCTTCAATCGCAAGGTCCAGTTGCCATAGTCGCAGATGACATACAGTGGGCGGATCGTAACTCCAAAGAGGCGCTCGGGTTTGTGTTGCGCCGACTGGAGGCCGACACAGTCATCACGATCCTCTTGATCCGAGGGGCCAGCGAAGAAGGAATCGAGGGTTCTCGGGACCCCTTGATCGAGGAAGGGGTTGACAGGGTATGTCATGTGCCGCTTTCCGGATTCTCTATCGAAGAGGTTTCACGTCTCGCCGAGCATTCACTTGACCAGGTAGATCCGCATACTGTAGAGAACCTTGTAAATCTCACTCGCGGGAACCCACTCTACGTCCAGATGCTAATCCGAGAACTTGAGCGCACGTCTGTAGTTTCACGCCCAGAGAATGCCGAATTTTCCCCGTCCCTTGCTTCCGTCATAAGCCATCAATTGGCGAATATCCCACTGGCATCGCGTCGCCTTGCTGAAGCTCTCGCTGTTCTGAACGGTCGCATTCCCATACTGAAGGCGGCAGCAGTCGCAGGAGTTTCCGAACCATCTATCGCCATGGGGCCCCTGCTAGCGGAAGGGCTCGTCGAATGGATTCGGGGAGACCCCGCAGCACCCGTCGCAATCCGACACGAACTGCAAAAATCGGCAATCTACGCATGCCTGTCACCGGTCCGGCGAAAAGAGCTTCACGTCAAGGCGGCAGCAGTTCTTCCCCGTGACGCTTCCTGGGAACACCGAGTAGCTGCAGCGGACTCTGTGAACGGCGCACTCAGTCATGAGCTGGAAGAGGCGGCCAACGAGCAGCTTCGTCTCGGCAACGTCAACCGCGCAGCGACTCTGTGGCTATGGGCGGCAGATGTGGCAAGCACCTGTACAGAGCACGAACGCTTGCTTCAGTTGGCCGCGGCACACTTGCTTTGGATCGACGAATTCTCACGGGTAAAACCACTGCTGGTCGACATACAAGCCTGCACTCCGTCTCCCATGCGTGACCTAATATTGGGTGCGTACGCGGAGAGCCGGGGGCATTTGAACGAGGCTGCGCCTCTGCTAACCAACGCATTGGATGCCGAAGATGGATCGACCGCCCCTGAGCGGGTCAAAATCGCCGGCATGGCTGCCAGCTGGCTTGGTCTTCTCGAACTGCTTCGCGGAAACGGACCGGCAGCCGTGAAGGCATTCGAGCGTGTTCCGTCCATCAATGATGTCAACTCGGCGATTACATACCGGGCGAAATCTCATTTGGCCTTTGCTCATGCGTTCATTCATGGACCTCGGGCGGGGCTAAATAGCCTGACCGAATTCCTTGAGTCAGGTGACGACGCCCATCATTTCCTGCCCTTCCCTCTGATGTTCCGAGGGCTCTTGCATTCTTTCGCAGGAGAATTGAACGCGGGCATCCGTGACGTCTCCCAGGCACTTGGCATGTCGCGTCTGAGTGGACGACCGACGATGGACGAGTTCGGATTCGTATGTCTTTCTTCCGCTCAGTTTTTGCTCGGGAAGTGGGACGAATCCTCAGTAAGTGCGAGAAACGCGTTGATCATTTCCTCCACACGTGAAAAGCCGTGGGCTGCAGCCATGGGACATGCGGCCCTGTCACTCACCTTTAGCGGTCGCGGTGATTTTGCGCAGGCTCAGGAACATCTCGATATCGCACAGGCCGAACTCAGCAATTTTGCACCCAGCTGGGCAGTCCCTTTCACCTGCCTTGGGAATGCAGTGCTCGCTCACGCGCAATCGGACACCATACGGCTATTGTCAATCCTTGAGCCGCTCACCCATCCCCCTCTGTCGGGTCCTGCTTCACACTTCCAAGCATGGTGGCGCGCGCTCTACACGGAAGCTCTTATAGAGAACGGTCGCTCATCTGAAGCAGAAACAGAACTAAGGAATGTGCAAGAACTTGCACGAACAGCACCCTATCTAAGGCTTCCAGCCGTATGGCTTCACGGTAAGTATTTGGAGTCCCGTGGCGACAAATACGGGGCCATGAAGATTTATCAGTCGGCAGTCACCCGAGCGAGGGACCCCGATGACTCATTGGTCTACATGTCCCTCATCCAGCGCTCCCTAGGAGGCTTCCTTAAATCCATAGGCCGTGTTTCAGACGGCCTCATGTGGATCGGGCGCGCAGAGGGCACGCTAAGTACGCTGGGCGCCAGGCCGTACATCGCGAGCGCCTCACAGATACACGAATCGAATCTGCTAGCCGACCTCACGCCGCGAGAACGGGATATAGCTCACCTCGTTGGCCGCGGAATGACCAACCGGGAAGTCGGAGCAGAACTCTTCGTAAGCGCGAAAACGGTGGAGTATCACCTGGGGCACATCTTTGCAAAACATAATATAACTAGTCGGCGGCAACTACGTGATCTGATCCTCGGTCCACCGCATGTATTCCGATCTTCGACTTCGGGTGGTCCTGTGTCGTGA
- a CDS encoding MmpS family transport accessory protein: protein MPPARDGYRTRWFLWSLGALLLATAGGIVIVASGGFEDPSTAEHARQALQPTRHTVIYQVTSPGSTSALITYRADGVNNDKSVDNAKLPWKKEVVITAGPGAAVAQVMAAGGKAGSVSCSIRVDGRIVDRQTANGQFTDVSCSSVVQPGAG, encoded by the coding sequence ATGCCTCCCGCACGAGACGGTTACCGCACCAGGTGGTTCCTCTGGTCGCTGGGCGCCCTGCTGCTCGCCACTGCCGGCGGCATCGTCATCGTGGCCTCCGGCGGCTTTGAAGATCCAAGCACTGCGGAGCACGCGCGGCAGGCTCTCCAGCCCACACGGCACACGGTCATCTACCAGGTCACGAGCCCCGGCTCGACGTCAGCACTGATCACTTACCGGGCGGACGGCGTCAACAACGACAAGAGCGTGGACAACGCCAAGCTCCCGTGGAAGAAGGAGGTCGTCATCACGGCCGGACCCGGGGCTGCCGTGGCCCAGGTGATGGCGGCGGGCGGGAAGGCCGGGTCGGTCTCCTGCTCCATTCGCGTCGACGGCCGGATCGTCGACAGGCAGACCGCCAACGGCCAGTTCACCGATGTGTCCTGCTCAAGTGTCGTGCAGCCCGGCGCAGGGTGA
- a CDS encoding integrase core domain-containing protein, producing the protein MLSGITQLTVPVGAGRTRGCLVPRCTWPTTASRPPSARSATHTDNALMESTIGLYKTELIKPQRPWKTLAEIELATAEWIDWYNSRRLHGETGHVTPAEYEASYYKTTQKPQVTTTIWSLRRTRAVQGDTWTKSHIYRHRTRERCVSGRRETSRHTLAFRLRGAAGLISEGRFCLAWERMGTRRQAASSAGTLGVSPGFVLGLPTVGAGAGSLPPRNLGLARTLSSRVDHPDRGACWLRLLSAPQDTAA; encoded by the coding sequence GTGCTTTCGGGCATCACCCAGCTGACCGTCCCAGTTGGCGCCGGACGGACTCGCGGCTGCCTCGTCCCTCGGTGCACCTGGCCCACGACGGCATCGCGGCCTCCATCGGCTCGGTCGGCGACGCATACCGACAACGCCCTGATGGAATCCACGATCGGCCTCTACAAGACCGAGCTGATCAAGCCGCAACGGCCCTGGAAGACCCTGGCCGAGATCGAGTTAGCCACCGCCGAATGGATCGACTGGTACAACTCCCGCCGCCTGCACGGTGAGACAGGCCACGTCACACCCGCCGAATACGAAGCCAGCTACTACAAGACAACCCAGAAACCGCAGGTCACAACCACGATCTGGAGTCTCCGACGGACCCGGGCGGTTCAGGGTGATACGTGGACAAAGTCACACATTTACAGGCATCGCACGCGTGAGCGATGCGTGAGCGGACGGCGCGAGACGAGCCGTCACACGCTGGCCTTCCGGCTACGCGGTGCGGCAGGCCTGATCTCCGAGGGGCGTTTTTGCCTTGCATGGGAACGAATGGGAACGCGCCGTCAGGCAGCGTCCTCCGCGGGAACGCTTGGCGTCTCCCCCGGTTTCGTCCTCGGCCTTCCCACAGTCGGCGCAGGGGCTGGGAGCCTCCCGCCCCGAAATCTGGGGCTGGCACGCACCCTCAGCAGCCGCGTCGACCACCCTGACCGAGGCGCCTGCTGGCTCAGGCTGCTCTCCGCACCACAGGACACAGCAGCGTAA
- a CDS encoding helix-turn-helix domain-containing protein, with protein MGDVLAVQPGRIPAVGLGPMLNAARLRRGWRLREAARPLGLSASYLLDVEAGLCRPSRTVAELLADGLQLNDTARAQLFACGDVADLGHPAGAQSDAEGQEPRRGAGLTPFVAASSTGAPTHGPRAVLVRERWSTGDLGGVRGHSERTR; from the coding sequence ATGGGAGATGTTCTCGCGGTACAGCCCGGCCGTATACCGGCCGTTGGACTCGGCCCGATGCTGAACGCGGCCAGGCTCCGGCGCGGTTGGCGGTTACGCGAAGCCGCACGGCCGCTCGGCCTGTCCGCTTCCTACCTGCTCGATGTGGAAGCCGGACTGTGCCGGCCGTCGCGCACGGTCGCCGAACTGCTCGCCGACGGGCTGCAGCTCAACGACACTGCGCGTGCCCAACTGTTCGCCTGCGGCGATGTCGCGGACCTCGGCCACCCCGCGGGCGCGCAGTCCGACGCAGAGGGCCAGGAGCCGCGCCGAGGCGCTGGGTTGACCCCGTTCGTTGCGGCGTCTTCGACAGGAGCCCCCACGCACGGGCCTCGCGCTGTGCTGGTTCGTGAGCGGTGGTCGACAGGTGATCTCGGCGGCGTGAGAGGCCACAGTGAGCGGACACGATGA
- a CDS encoding RNA polymerase sigma factor, with product MSGHDEPAERGSADGHPADRWQRVLSHRESLLKVARRRSMNVDDAEDAVHEAMVRAAESANLDDARLGAWLTSVTIRLCVDRYRQINREAEVHTRSARTAAGPATVEEAVCDQAEAKWLAGRSADLPIRQAEVLSLRAQGLDLEQISQRTGLSYQAVRSLLARARRALRAVLAATLVLAVWVWRWRPRVLREGAQTAALASVAVTLTVAGLALSTSSEAETEETAPSRLRPYVTHLPTAPGLPPGRREPKASETASSDLPVGLGDGPVPPTAVGPLSSASSALSNLQGTVLPALPALPALPALPEAPEPALPTAPDVSAVVPSRLSVPPLDPLRPIGSIEPGRALATPLSVR from the coding sequence GTGAGCGGACACGATGAGCCTGCGGAGCGAGGTTCGGCGGACGGGCATCCCGCCGATCGCTGGCAGCGGGTGCTGAGCCACCGTGAGTCCTTGCTGAAGGTGGCGCGACGGCGGTCCATGAATGTGGATGACGCCGAGGACGCGGTGCACGAAGCCATGGTCCGTGCGGCAGAAAGCGCCAACCTGGACGACGCCCGGCTGGGCGCTTGGCTGACATCGGTGACGATACGGCTGTGCGTCGACCGGTACCGGCAGATCAACCGCGAGGCCGAGGTGCACACCCGTTCGGCGCGCACCGCGGCCGGACCCGCCACGGTGGAGGAGGCGGTGTGCGACCAGGCGGAGGCGAAGTGGCTTGCCGGCCGCAGCGCGGACCTTCCGATACGCCAGGCGGAGGTGCTGAGCCTGAGGGCGCAGGGCTTGGACCTCGAACAGATTTCGCAGCGAACCGGACTCAGCTACCAGGCGGTCCGGTCGCTTCTGGCCAGGGCCCGCAGGGCGCTCCGCGCCGTACTGGCGGCGACACTGGTTCTCGCCGTCTGGGTGTGGCGCTGGCGGCCGCGAGTGCTGAGGGAAGGCGCGCAGACAGCCGCGCTGGCGTCAGTGGCGGTGACCCTGACGGTGGCGGGACTGGCCCTGAGCACATCTTCCGAAGCGGAGACGGAGGAGACTGCGCCTTCGCGGCTCCGTCCGTACGTAACGCATCTCCCTACGGCTCCGGGCCTCCCGCCGGGGCGCAGAGAACCGAAGGCGTCCGAGACGGCCTCGTCTGATCTTCCCGTCGGGCTCGGGGACGGTCCGGTCCCGCCGACGGCCGTGGGCCCTCTGTCGTCGGCGTCCTCGGCCCTGTCGAACCTGCAGGGCACTGTTCTTCCCGCCTTGCCCGCCCTTCCCGCCTTGCCCGCGCTGCCGGAGGCGCCCGAACCGGCTCTGCCGACGGCGCCGGACGTCTCCGCCGTAGTCCCATCCCGGCTGTCGGTTCCGCCGCTCGACCCACTTCGTCCGATCGGCTCGATCGAGCCGGGCCGGGCGCTTGCCACGCCGCTGTCGGTCCGCTGA
- a CDS encoding helix-turn-helix domain-containing protein, whose amino-acid sequence MSELVGDARQLSPSAQEAIRLRAVAESAAGRTRVDVAAVFPVSLKAVDNWWTKWLAGGRTRGPAAEAPGGEHQVLDAVEQQAVRQAVLDHCPCDLGLAGQLRTRAGVRDLIAKLYRVRLTEQRLPPPGRGIRICAQDRTGGEGGLGDVLV is encoded by the coding sequence GTGAGTGAACTGGTGGGGGACGCACGACAGTTGTCGCCGTCGGCGCAAGAGGCCATTCGGCTGCGCGCGGTGGCTGAGTCGGCGGCGGGCAGGACGCGCGTGGATGTCGCCGCGGTGTTCCCGGTCTCGCTCAAGGCCGTGGACAACTGGTGGACCAAGTGGCTGGCAGGCGGACGCACTCGTGGCCCAGCCGCGGAGGCGCCGGGTGGCGAACATCAGGTTCTCGATGCGGTCGAGCAGCAGGCGGTCCGGCAGGCCGTGCTGGATCACTGCCCCTGTGATCTGGGGCTGGCCGGGCAGCTGCGGACCCGCGCCGGGGTACGGGATCTGATCGCCAAGCTGTACCGGGTGCGGCTGACCGAGCAGCGGCTTCCACCACCTGGCCGGGGGATCAGGATCTGTGCGCAGGACAGGACCGGCGGAGAAGGCGGGCTCGGCGACGTACTCGTGTAG